The Neisseria sicca genome includes a window with the following:
- a CDS encoding YceD family protein has protein sequence MSDPNLIDPEVFASEKQTLQGSFLLEELDERVRSHDYPADKQTKVSFTLSGGRDRLQRLFLDLNVKADMPLICQRCIRPIPFTLDETSRIVLFANEEDLDEAMLADEELEGMPIEKELDVRRLVEDQILMSLPFSPRHENCDNAALEQVNQDKPNPFAVLAGLKSS, from the coding sequence ATGTCAGACCCTAATTTGATTGACCCAGAAGTTTTCGCCTCCGAAAAGCAGACCCTGCAAGGCAGCTTCCTGCTTGAGGAATTGGACGAACGAGTCCGTTCGCACGATTATCCGGCCGACAAACAGACCAAAGTGTCGTTTACGCTGAGCGGCGGACGCGACCGACTGCAGCGTTTGTTTCTCGATTTAAACGTCAAAGCCGATATGCCGCTGATTTGCCAACGATGTATCCGCCCCATACCGTTTACGCTCGACGAAACCAGCCGCATTGTTTTGTTCGCCAATGAAGAGGACTTGGATGAAGCAATGCTTGCCGACGAAGAGTTGGAAGGCATGCCGATTGAGAAAGAACTCGACGTACGCAGGTTGGTGGAAGACCAAATCCTAATGTCGCTCCCCTTCTCCCCGCGCCACGAAAACTGCGACAACGCCGCGCTGGAACAAGTCAATCAGGACAAACCCAACCCTTTTGCTGTTTTAGCAGGTTTGAAAAGCAGTTAA
- a CDS encoding phosphoribosyltransferase → MKQKIWYTYDDIHRVIKALAEKIQNSGVKYDAMIAIGGGGFIPARMLRCFLEIPIYAVTTAYYDSDNEGQVTEEVKKVQWLDPVPDVLKGKNVLVVDEVDDSRMTMEFCLTELQKEDFGTIGVAVLHEKIKAKVGKIPEGIPYFSGLTVEDWWINYPWDALDIDEHNRLAAEGKK, encoded by the coding sequence ATGAAACAGAAAATCTGGTACACCTACGACGATATCCACCGCGTGATCAAAGCGTTGGCGGAAAAAATCCAAAACTCCGGCGTCAAATACGATGCCATGATCGCCATCGGCGGTGGCGGCTTCATCCCCGCCCGTATGCTGCGCTGCTTTCTGGAAATCCCGATTTACGCCGTAACAACCGCCTATTACGACAGCGACAATGAAGGACAGGTAACGGAAGAAGTCAAAAAAGTCCAATGGCTCGACCCCGTCCCTGACGTACTGAAAGGCAAGAACGTACTCGTCGTCGATGAAGTCGACGACAGCCGCATGACCATGGAATTCTGTCTGACCGAGTTGCAAAAAGAAGATTTCGGCACCATCGGCGTTGCCGTCCTGCACGAAAAAATCAAAGCCAAAGTCGGCAAAATCCCCGAAGGCATCCCCTACTTCAGCGGTCTGACCGTAGAAGACTGGTGGATCAACTACCCTTGGGACGCACTCGATATCGACGAACACAACCGCCTCGCTGCCGAAGGCAAAAAATAA
- the plsX gene encoding phosphate acyltransferase PlsX encodes MITLAVDAMGGDSGLAVTVPGALAFLKQQQDVHLIMVGDESAVRQALSAANAPMERITVLHASEVVGMDEAPQLALKNKKDSSMRIAINQVKEGTAQAAVSAGNTGALMATARFVLKTIPGIDRPAIAKFLPSDSEHLTLALDLGANVDCTPEQLVQFAIIGNELFQALYPQKGSPRVGLLNVGTEDIKGTDTVKQTFKLLKSSKLNFIGNIESNGVLYGEADVIVADGFVGNIMLKTIEGAVKFMSGAIRQEFQRNLFNKMAAVAALPALKGLKSKLDPRKFNGAILLGLRGIVIKSHGGTDDVGFSYALEEAYHEAKSASLSKIEQGVAEQLTALETIKEQKEAASDTAE; translated from the coding sequence ATGATTACATTGGCCGTAGATGCCATGGGCGGCGACTCAGGTCTCGCAGTTACCGTCCCCGGTGCCCTTGCCTTTTTGAAACAGCAGCAAGACGTACACCTCATTATGGTCGGCGACGAATCCGCCGTCCGCCAAGCCCTCTCCGCAGCCAACGCACCAATGGAGCGCATTACCGTGCTCCACGCCTCCGAAGTCGTCGGCATGGACGAAGCCCCTCAGCTTGCCCTGAAAAATAAAAAAGACTCCTCCATGCGCATTGCCATCAACCAAGTCAAAGAAGGCACCGCGCAAGCCGCCGTCTCTGCCGGCAACACCGGCGCGCTCATGGCGACCGCCCGCTTCGTCCTCAAAACCATTCCCGGCATCGACCGCCCCGCCATCGCCAAATTCCTGCCTTCCGACAGCGAACACCTGACCCTCGCCCTCGATTTGGGCGCAAACGTCGACTGCACGCCCGAACAGCTCGTACAGTTCGCCATCATCGGCAACGAACTCTTCCAAGCCCTCTACCCGCAAAAAGGCAGCCCGCGCGTCGGCCTGCTGAACGTCGGCACCGAAGACATCAAAGGCACGGACACCGTCAAACAAACCTTCAAACTGCTCAAAAGCAGCAAACTGAATTTCATCGGCAACATCGAAAGCAATGGCGTCCTATATGGCGAAGCCGACGTGATTGTCGCAGACGGCTTTGTCGGCAACATCATGCTCAAAACCATCGAAGGCGCGGTCAAATTCATGAGCGGAGCCATCCGTCAGGAATTCCAACGCAACCTGTTCAACAAAATGGCCGCCGTCGCCGCCCTCCCCGCCCTGAAAGGCTTGAAAAGCAAACTGGATCCCCGCAAATTCAACGGCGCCATCCTGCTCGGCCTGCGCGGCATCGTCATCAAAAGCCACGGCGGCACAGACGATGTCGGCTTCAGCTATGCCTTAGAAGAAGCCTACCACGAAGCAAAATCCGCCAGCCTGTCGAAAATCGAACAAGGTGTCGCCGAACAACTTACCGCATTGGAGACAATCAAGGAACAAAAAGAGGCTGCTTCTGATACGGCAGAATAA
- the rpmF gene encoding 50S ribosomal protein L32: protein MAVQQNKKSPSKRGMHRSHDALTAPSLSVDSVTGEVHRPHHISPNGMYRGRKVVKAKGE from the coding sequence ATGGCCGTTCAACAAAACAAAAAATCCCCTTCTAAACGCGGTATGCACCGCTCTCACGACGCTTTGACCGCGCCTTCTCTGTCTGTTGACAGCGTAACCGGCGAAGTACACCGCCCGCACCACATTTCCCCCAACGGCATGTACCGCGGTCGTAAAGTAGTGAAAGCCAAAGGCGAATAA
- the glyS gene encoding glycine--tRNA ligase subunit beta: MTTQTLLIELLTEELPPKALNNLGNHFATSVAEGLEKAQLIDGEAEFTAYASPRRLAVQIKNVKAVQADQKIVKKGPAVTNAMKDGAPTKALEGFARGAGAKIEDLTIVHDGKQDVYAYEYVQTGKPLGELLEDIINQAVKKLPIPKVMRWGSSTFTFVRPVHGLIVLHGSDIVNVSVLGLQSGNQTLGHRFLSSGEITIENADSYAAQMREQGKVVASFAERKAAIQTALNEQAGRLKATVAADEALLDEVTALVEYPVVLEAGFEEHFLAVPQECLILTMQQNQKYFPLLDPNSKLMNRFLLVSNLQTEDPSHIIQGNERVLRARLSDAEFFYKQDQKATLESRLPKLANVVYHNKIGSQAERIERLQSIAAHIAKALGADAAAAERAARLAKADLVTEMVGEFPELQGTMGKYYARLDGETEEIAEAVEQHYQPRFAGDNLPNGKVATAVALADKLETLVGIWGIGLIPTGDKDPYALRRAALGILRMLMQYGLDVNELIQTTFDSFPQGLLNEKTSSETADFMQARLAVLLQNDYPQDIVAAVLSKQPRRLDDLTAKLQAVAAFKQLPEAAALAAANKRVQNLLKKADAALGEVNESLLQQDEEKALYAAAQGLQPKIAAAVAEGNFQTALSELASVKPQVDAFFDSVMVMAEDPAVKQNRLNLLNRLAEQMNAVADIALLGE, encoded by the coding sequence ATGACAACCCAAACCCTTTTAATCGAACTCCTTACCGAAGAACTCCCCCCAAAAGCCCTGAATAATTTAGGCAACCACTTCGCCACTTCTGTTGCCGAAGGCTTGGAAAAAGCGCAACTGATTGACGGCGAAGCCGAATTTACCGCCTACGCCTCGCCGCGCCGTTTGGCCGTTCAAATCAAAAACGTCAAAGCCGTTCAAGCCGATCAGAAAATCGTGAAAAAAGGCCCTGCCGTAACGAATGCCATGAAAGACGGTGCGCCGACCAAGGCTTTGGAAGGTTTTGCGCGCGGTGCAGGGGCAAAAATCGAAGACCTGACCATCGTCCACGACGGCAAACAGGATGTGTACGCCTACGAATACGTCCAAACCGGCAAACCGTTGGGCGAACTCTTGGAAGACATTATCAATCAAGCTGTTAAGAAACTGCCGATTCCGAAAGTGATGCGTTGGGGCAGCAGCACGTTTACCTTCGTGCGCCCCGTTCACGGGCTGATTGTGCTGCACGGCAGCGACATCGTAAACGTCAGCGTCTTGGGCCTGCAAAGCGGTAATCAAACCTTGGGACACCGCTTTCTGTCCAGCGGTGAAATCACCATTGAAAACGCCGACAGCTACGCCGCACAAATGCGCGAGCAAGGCAAAGTCGTCGCTTCGTTTGCCGAGCGCAAAGCCGCGATTCAGACAGCCTTGAACGAGCAGGCAGGTCGTCTGAAAGCGACCGTTGCCGCCGATGAAGCCCTGTTGGACGAAGTTACCGCGCTGGTCGAATACCCCGTTGTTTTGGAAGCTGGTTTTGAAGAACATTTCCTCGCCGTGCCGCAGGAATGCCTGATTCTGACCATGCAGCAAAACCAAAAATACTTCCCGCTGCTCGACCCAAACAGCAAGCTGATGAACCGCTTCCTGTTGGTCTCCAACCTGCAAACCGAAGACCCGTCGCACATTATCCAAGGCAACGAACGTGTCTTGCGTGCGCGTCTGTCCGATGCCGAGTTCTTCTACAAACAAGACCAAAAAGCGACTTTGGAAAGCCGCCTGCCCAAGCTGGCAAATGTGGTGTACCACAACAAAATCGGCTCGCAAGCCGAGCGTATCGAACGCCTGCAAAGCATCGCCGCCCACATCGCTAAAGCTTTAGGCGCGGACGCTGCCGCAGCCGAACGCGCCGCGCGTTTGGCAAAAGCCGACTTGGTTACCGAAATGGTCGGCGAATTCCCCGAACTGCAAGGCACGATGGGCAAATACTATGCCCGTTTGGACGGCGAAACCGAAGAAATCGCCGAAGCCGTCGAGCAACACTACCAACCGCGTTTCGCCGGCGACAATCTGCCGAACGGCAAAGTCGCTACTGCCGTTGCACTTGCCGACAAACTGGAAACCTTGGTCGGCATTTGGGGCATCGGTCTGATTCCGACCGGCGACAAAGACCCCTACGCCCTGCGCCGCGCCGCCTTGGGTATTTTGCGGATGCTGATGCAGTATGGTTTGGACGTAAACGAGCTAATTCAGACGACCTTCGACAGCTTCCCCCAAGGTTTGCTCAACGAGAAAACGTCGTCTGAAACCGCCGACTTCATGCAGGCGCGCCTTGCCGTATTGCTGCAAAACGACTATCCGCAAGACATCGTCGCCGCTGTACTCTCCAAACAGCCGCGCCGTTTGGACGATTTGACCGCCAAACTGCAAGCCGTTGCCGCGTTCAAACAACTGCCCGAAGCCGCCGCGCTCGCTGCCGCCAACAAACGCGTGCAAAACCTGCTGAAAAAAGCCGATGCCGCGCTGGGCGAAGTCAATGAAAGCCTACTGCAACAAGATGAAGAAAAAGCCCTGTATGCCGCCGCACAAGGCTTGCAGCCAAAAATTGCCGCTGCTGTTGCCGAAGGCAATTTCCAAACCGCCTTGTCCGAACTGGCCTCCGTTAAACCGCAAGTCGATGCCTTCTTCGACAGCGTGATGGTGATGGCTGAAGACCCCGCCGTAAAACAAAACCGCCTGAATTTGCTGAACCGTTTGGCAGAGCAGATGAACGCGGTAGCGGATATTGCGCTCTTGGGTGAATAA
- the glyQ gene encoding glycine--tRNA ligase subunit alpha, protein MLTFQQIIFKLQTFWADKGCTVIQPFDMEVGAGTSHPATCLRALGPEPWFAAYVQPSRRPKDGRYGDNPNRLQHYYQFQVALKPAPANIQDLYLDSLRELGIDPKVHDIRFVEDDWENPTLGAWGLGWEVWLNGMEVTQFTYFQQVGGIDCTPVLGEITYGIERLAMYLQGVENVYDLVWAKTLDGNTVTYGDVYHQNEVEQSTYNFEYSDADWLLRQFNDYEAQAKRLLAEENASLALPAYELVLKAGHTFNLLDARGAISVTERATYIGRIRALSRTVAQKYVESREKLGFPLIKK, encoded by the coding sequence ATGCTCACCTTCCAACAAATCATCTTCAAACTGCAAACATTCTGGGCAGACAAAGGCTGCACCGTCATCCAACCTTTCGACATGGAAGTCGGCGCCGGCACATCTCACCCCGCCACCTGCCTGCGCGCGCTCGGCCCCGAGCCTTGGTTTGCCGCCTACGTCCAACCCAGCCGCCGCCCCAAAGACGGCCGCTACGGCGACAACCCCAACCGCCTGCAACACTATTACCAATTCCAAGTCGCCCTCAAACCCGCCCCCGCCAATATCCAAGACCTCTATCTCGACTCCCTGCGCGAATTGGGCATAGACCCCAAAGTCCACGACATCCGCTTCGTCGAAGACGACTGGGAAAACCCCACCCTCGGCGCATGGGGCTTGGGCTGGGAAGTCTGGTTAAACGGCATGGAAGTAACCCAGTTTACCTACTTCCAACAAGTCGGCGGCATCGACTGCACCCCTGTACTCGGCGAAATCACCTACGGCATCGAACGCTTGGCGATGTACCTGCAAGGCGTGGAAAACGTCTATGACCTCGTTTGGGCAAAAACGCTCGACGGTAATACAGTAACTTACGGCGACGTTTACCACCAAAACGAAGTCGAACAATCCACCTACAACTTCGAATACAGCGATGCCGACTGGCTGCTGCGCCAGTTCAACGACTACGAAGCGCAAGCCAAACGCCTGCTCGCCGAAGAAAACGCCAGCCTCGCCCTGCCCGCCTACGAGCTGGTCCTCAAAGCCGGACACACCTTCAACCTATTAGACGCACGCGGCGCCATTTCAGTGACCGAACGCGCCACCTACATCGGCCGCATCCGCGCCCTCAGCCGCACCGTGGCGCAGAAATACGTCGAAAGCCGCGAGAAACTGGGCTTCCCGTTGATTAAAAAATAA